From a region of the Pseudoclavibacter endophyticus genome:
- a CDS encoding exonuclease SbcCD subunit D, translating into MRILHTSDWHLGRTFHGHSTHEALSGVLAALPDLVREHDVDVVVVAGDVFDSSVPSAESLQTLERVLLGLRDTGATIVVISGNHDSPTRLGFQSVWAERAGVHVRTHPERLDEPVVVADAHGDVELYPVPFLEPALLRHRVGDVPMASQADALRWALGRVHAAVEQRRGALADSGAAGGPAATRAVVVSHCFAVGVSPEAPTIDVERDITAGGIDLVPLDVFDGIDLTLLGHVHGRAELSPRVRYSGAPLHFSFSEARKPRGAWLIDLGPRRPGSDDELAEVAATWVDLPVPRPLAELRGTLRELLDDAAHEFARDHWVKAVVTDSIRPLDSMRRLQTRFAHCALLEFDPEDRAHRTGATYGQRVRGARGDVDLVNAFLEHVRGAGLDEHERGVVVDALADLDGAGR; encoded by the coding sequence GTGAGAATCCTGCACACGTCCGATTGGCACCTCGGCAGAACCTTCCACGGCCACTCCACGCACGAGGCGCTCTCGGGTGTGCTCGCGGCGCTCCCCGATCTCGTCCGCGAGCACGACGTCGACGTCGTCGTCGTCGCGGGCGACGTCTTCGATTCGTCCGTACCCTCGGCCGAGAGTCTGCAGACGCTCGAGCGCGTCCTGCTCGGTCTCCGCGACACCGGCGCCACGATCGTGGTGATCAGCGGCAACCACGACTCCCCCACCAGACTCGGCTTCCAGTCGGTGTGGGCCGAGCGCGCCGGAGTGCATGTGCGCACCCACCCAGAGCGGCTCGACGAGCCCGTCGTCGTGGCCGACGCGCACGGCGACGTCGAGCTCTATCCCGTGCCCTTCTTGGAGCCCGCGCTCCTGCGGCACCGCGTCGGTGATGTGCCGATGGCGTCGCAGGCCGACGCCCTCCGCTGGGCCCTCGGACGCGTTCACGCAGCGGTCGAACAGCGCCGGGGTGCCCTCGCCGATTCCGGGGCCGCCGGCGGCCCCGCCGCGACGCGCGCGGTCGTCGTCTCCCACTGCTTCGCCGTCGGGGTGAGCCCCGAGGCCCCCACGATCGACGTCGAACGGGACATCACGGCCGGCGGCATCGACCTCGTGCCGCTCGATGTCTTCGATGGCATCGACCTCACGCTCCTCGGGCACGTGCACGGGCGTGCCGAGCTTTCGCCGCGGGTCAGATACTCGGGCGCCCCGCTGCACTTCTCATTCAGCGAGGCACGCAAGCCGCGCGGCGCGTGGCTCATCGACCTCGGGCCCCGTCGCCCCGGGTCCGACGACGAGCTCGCCGAGGTCGCGGCGACCTGGGTCGACCTGCCCGTCCCTCGCCCGCTCGCCGAACTCCGGGGCACGCTCCGCGAATTGCTCGACGACGCGGCGCACGAGTTCGCGCGTGATCACTGGGTCAAGGCCGTCGTGACCGACAGCATTCGGCCGCTCGATTCCATGCGGCGCCTGCAGACCCGCTTCGCCCACTGCGCGCTGCTCGAGTTCGACCCCGAAGATCGCGCGCACCGCACCGGGGCGACGTACGGGCAGCGGGTGCGTGGCGCCCGCGGTGACGTCGATCTCGTCAACGCGTTCCTCGAGCACGTCCGCGGAGCGGGACTCGACGAGCACGAGCGGGGCGTCGTCGTCGATGCGCTCGCGGATCTCGACGGAGCGGGCCGATGA
- a CDS encoding DUF3097 family protein: protein MRSGGTPSTPRDVPMARGLFLEDAASGFYGELVGAEADIVRLRDFDGQERAFPRNGLFLLDDEPVRLVAPQRAPTRSGEGGRVAPGRARSASGSFHVAGARARVARAGRIFVEGKHDAELVEKVWGHDLRIEGVVVELLDGADHLDDALRAFGPGPRRRVGVLLDHLVDRSKERRIADAVTAKYGNDALLVLGHPYVDVWQAVRPQRLGLQEWPTIPMGESWKHGILRHLGWPREEQADVARGWQRILGRVRDYRDLEPSVSGRVEELIDFVTAAPQ, encoded by the coding sequence ATGCGCAGCGGTGGGACGCCGAGCACGCCGCGCGACGTGCCCATGGCGCGCGGGTTGTTCCTCGAAGACGCCGCGAGCGGCTTCTACGGCGAGCTCGTCGGCGCCGAGGCCGACATCGTACGGCTGCGAGACTTCGACGGCCAGGAGCGCGCGTTCCCCCGCAACGGTCTGTTTCTGCTCGACGACGAGCCCGTGCGTCTCGTGGCGCCCCAGCGGGCCCCGACGCGCAGCGGGGAGGGGGGACGGGTCGCTCCCGGTCGCGCACGCAGCGCATCAGGCTCGTTCCATGTGGCGGGTGCGCGGGCCCGCGTCGCCCGCGCGGGCCGCATCTTCGTCGAGGGCAAGCACGACGCCGAGCTCGTCGAGAAGGTGTGGGGGCACGACCTTCGCATCGAAGGCGTCGTCGTCGAACTGCTCGACGGCGCTGACCACCTCGACGACGCGCTGCGCGCGTTCGGGCCGGGGCCACGGCGGCGCGTCGGCGTGCTGCTCGACCACCTGGTCGACCGTTCGAAAGAGCGACGCATCGCCGACGCCGTGACCGCGAAGTACGGGAACGACGCCCTGCTCGTGCTTGGGCATCCGTACGTCGACGTCTGGCAGGCCGTGCGACCGCAACGGCTCGGACTGCAGGAATGGCCGACGATCCCGATGGGCGAGTCGTGGAAGCACGGCATCCTCCGACACCTCGGCTGGCCGCGGGAGGAGCAGGCCGACGTCGCGCGGGGCTGGCAACGCATCCTCGGCCGCGTTCGCGACTACCGCGACCTCGAGCCGAGCGTGAGCGGTCGCGTCGAGGAGCTCATCGACTTCGTGACCGCGGCGCCGCAGTAA
- a CDS encoding NAD(P)-dependent oxidoreductase codes for MSQIVVFGATGYAGGNIARELASRGHRIVAVSRSIEAEQAPDNGEARAGSIFDGAFVREVTEGADVVVVALRFNNGDEPNLVEAFPTLLDVAAERGARVGIVGGAGSLNVAEDGPKLIDTPDFPDAFKGEAGAAGEALEHLRAYDGAADWFYVSPAAGFGSYNPGERTGSYRTGGDVLLTDAEGNSNISGADFAIAFADEIEQPKHHRTRFGVAY; via the coding sequence ATGTCTCAGATCGTCGTTTTCGGCGCCACCGGCTACGCCGGGGGCAACATCGCGCGCGAGCTCGCGTCGCGGGGCCACCGCATCGTCGCGGTTTCGCGTTCGATCGAGGCCGAGCAGGCGCCGGACAACGGTGAGGCCCGAGCCGGGTCCATCTTCGACGGCGCGTTCGTGCGGGAGGTGACCGAGGGCGCCGACGTGGTCGTCGTCGCCCTGCGGTTCAACAATGGCGACGAGCCAAACCTTGTCGAGGCGTTCCCGACGCTCCTCGATGTCGCCGCCGAGCGCGGGGCGCGAGTTGGCATTGTCGGCGGAGCGGGCAGCCTGAACGTGGCCGAAGACGGCCCGAAGCTCATCGACACCCCGGACTTTCCCGACGCGTTCAAGGGCGAGGCAGGCGCGGCGGGCGAGGCGCTCGAGCACCTGCGCGCGTATGACGGCGCGGCCGACTGGTTCTACGTGAGCCCGGCGGCGGGCTTCGGGAGCTACAACCCGGGCGAGCGCACCGGCAGCTACCGCACGGGCGGCGACGTGCTCCTGACGGATGCCGAGGGCAACTCCAATATCTCGGGCGCCGACTTCGCGATCGCGTTCGCCGACGAGATCGAACAGCCGAAGCACCACCGCACCCGCTTCGGCGTGGCCTACTAG
- a CDS encoding ATP-grasp domain-containing protein, which translates to MPSLDRTPVYVLHDNPEWIPPLAEAFTAEGVELIEWPLTGGAIDLAAPPPPGVFWSRLSASSHTRGNVHAKEQARATLRWLESHGRRVVGGSDVLELEVSKVAQHAALRGAGFDVPRTIAVFVSAEGADPREQARTLQAPFITKHNQGGKGLGVQRFDSHDEFDAAWEAGSVEQPVDGILLLQEYIASAEPFITRAEFVGGQYLYAVRVDTSGGSFELCPAEACALPQPGLAPATCAVPGAPDPDGPIVSASEPAAPEARPMFERRDDVDADHPLITQLTAFLRAAGIEIAGVEFIETADGRLVPYDINTNTNYNPDVESDGSVSGARAVARFLGGLRGEAASGSNTDSPVADARGGLSPALALT; encoded by the coding sequence ATGCCGTCGCTCGATCGCACTCCCGTCTATGTCCTCCACGACAACCCCGAGTGGATCCCGCCGCTTGCGGAGGCGTTCACCGCCGAAGGCGTCGAGCTCATCGAGTGGCCGCTGACGGGAGGGGCCATCGACCTCGCGGCCCCGCCCCCTCCTGGCGTGTTCTGGTCGCGCCTGAGCGCCTCGTCGCATACCCGCGGCAACGTGCACGCCAAGGAGCAGGCGCGCGCGACCCTGCGGTGGCTCGAGAGCCACGGGCGCCGCGTCGTCGGCGGCAGCGATGTGCTCGAGCTCGAGGTGAGCAAGGTCGCGCAACACGCGGCCCTGCGCGGTGCCGGTTTCGACGTGCCCCGCACGATCGCGGTTTTCGTGAGCGCCGAGGGTGCCGACCCGCGCGAGCAAGCCCGAACGCTCCAGGCGCCGTTCATCACGAAGCACAACCAGGGTGGCAAGGGCCTCGGCGTGCAGCGCTTCGACTCGCACGACGAGTTCGACGCTGCCTGGGAGGCCGGCTCGGTCGAGCAGCCCGTCGACGGCATCCTGCTGCTGCAGGAGTACATCGCGTCGGCGGAGCCCTTCATCACCCGTGCCGAGTTCGTCGGCGGCCAGTACCTTTACGCCGTGCGCGTCGACACCTCCGGCGGCAGCTTCGAGCTGTGCCCCGCTGAGGCGTGCGCGCTCCCCCAGCCCGGCCTGGCCCCGGCGACCTGCGCCGTGCCGGGTGCGCCGGACCCCGACGGGCCGATCGTGAGCGCGAGCGAGCCCGCCGCTCCCGAGGCGCGCCCCATGTTCGAGCGGCGAGACGATGTGGACGCCGATCATCCCCTCATCACCCAGCTCACCGCATTCCTGCGCGCCGCGGGCATCGAGATCGCCGGCGTCGAGTTCATCGAGACGGCCGACGGGCGCCTCGTGCCGTACGACATCAACACCAATACGAACTACAACCCGGACGTCGAGTCCGACGGGTCGGTCTCGGGTGCCCGTGCGGTCGCGCGGTTCCTCGGCGGGCTTCGGGGCGAAGCGGCGAGTGGCTCGAACACCGACTCGCCGGTCGCTGACGCGCGAGGCGGATTATCGCCGGCGCTGGCGCTCACCTGA
- a CDS encoding FHA domain-containing protein has product MTHPDAAADSSRPNEGSDGQESSTMSFTGDFSAQLAALIAGGVSKEEMDSISALPSGSALLIVRRGSNVGARFLLDTDSQVAGRHPNAEIFLDDVTVSRRHAEFTRNGRRFTMRDLGSLNGTYYNGERIDQVELVNGGEVQVGKFRLTFYSSPLDTSVAPATLSGE; this is encoded by the coding sequence ATGACGCATCCCGACGCTGCTGCAGATTCGTCGCGCCCCAACGAGGGCAGCGATGGGCAGGAGTCGTCGACGATGTCGTTCACGGGCGACTTCTCCGCACAGCTCGCCGCGCTCATCGCCGGCGGCGTGTCAAAAGAGGAGATGGACTCCATCAGCGCCCTCCCGAGTGGATCGGCGCTCCTCATCGTCCGCCGCGGCTCGAACGTCGGCGCGCGCTTCCTGCTCGACACCGACTCGCAGGTGGCCGGGCGCCACCCGAACGCGGAGATCTTCCTCGACGACGTGACCGTCTCACGGCGGCACGCCGAGTTCACCCGCAACGGGCGCCGCTTCACGATGCGCGACCTCGGGTCGCTCAACGGCACGTATTACAACGGCGAGCGCATCGACCAGGTGGAGCTCGTCAACGGCGGCGAGGTGCAGGTCGGCAAGTTCCGCCTCACCTTCTACAGCTCGCCGCTCGACACGTCGGTCGCACCGGCAACCCTGAGCGGGGAGTGA
- the ftsR gene encoding transcriptional regulator FtsR: protein MAARAAASSGPAPSTPRLSIGQVLQRLCSDFPDLTSSKLRFFEDKGLLHPARSASGYRKYSTDDVDRIRRILTMQRDLYLPLKVIGEYLDQVDRGLEPELPGSRAPRTATMLAHGDDLDRGGLLERTGATGALLDQAVAAGLIGPGARFSADDATMLATLVELDRSGIGPRHLRPFKTAAQHELGLVEQVLPPAAARRSEPGARERADERAGELAELLSTVRRTLVRQGVRELLGGDER, encoded by the coding sequence GTGGCGGCCCGCGCCGCTGCCAGCAGTGGGCCCGCGCCGTCGACGCCGCGCCTCAGCATCGGCCAGGTCCTGCAGCGTCTCTGCAGCGACTTCCCCGATCTCACGAGCTCGAAGCTCCGTTTCTTCGAGGACAAAGGCCTCCTGCACCCGGCGAGAAGCGCATCCGGGTATCGCAAGTACTCGACCGATGACGTCGACCGCATCCGGCGCATCCTCACGATGCAGCGCGATCTGTACCTTCCGCTGAAGGTCATCGGCGAGTACCTCGACCAGGTCGACCGAGGGCTCGAGCCTGAGCTGCCGGGGTCGCGGGCGCCGCGCACGGCGACGATGCTGGCGCACGGCGACGACCTCGATCGCGGCGGTTTGCTCGAGCGCACGGGTGCGACCGGGGCGCTGCTCGACCAGGCGGTCGCCGCGGGCCTCATCGGTCCCGGCGCGCGTTTCTCGGCGGATGATGCGACGATGCTCGCGACGCTCGTCGAACTCGACCGCAGTGGCATCGGCCCTCGGCACCTCCGCCCGTTCAAGACGGCGGCCCAGCATGAGCTCGGTCTCGTCGAGCAAGTGCTGCCCCCTGCAGCCGCGCGGCGATCCGAGCCCGGCGCTCGCGAGCGGGCCGACGAGCGCGCCGGCGAACTCGCCGAACTGCTCTCGACCGTGCGCCGCACCCTGGTGCGCCAGGGGGTTCGCGAACTGCTCGGCGGCGACGAGCGCTAG
- a CDS encoding LLM class flavin-dependent oxidoreductase, which yields MRFGYWTPTSGGWLRNVAEEDERTPLTFEHLREIALAAERGGFDVTLVPELNLNDLRGQEGPVFDAWATATALAATTSSLEVMVAMRPTYHLPVALAAKQAATIQAIAGGRLTLNLVSSWWAEEARQYGAEFSAHDDRYRLTSEYVEVLRGLWTETPYSFTGTHFSLDGTYLEPKPQTLPLIYAGGESEAGRASITGFADAYLTHGGTVEELAAKIDDMRRRREEAGRPPFAHFGMAAFAIVRDTEEEAQAELERITNVREGAAYESYRDFVSKSKLDVEISLRDYSVSNRGLRPNFVGTPQQVADRIREYEAVGVDTLLIQFSPALTELERFGEQVVPLVNDAASGE from the coding sequence ATGAGGTTCGGCTATTGGACCCCCACGTCCGGGGGCTGGCTGCGCAACGTCGCCGAAGAGGACGAGCGCACGCCGCTCACGTTCGAGCACCTGCGCGAGATCGCCCTGGCCGCTGAGCGCGGCGGCTTCGACGTCACGCTGGTGCCCGAGCTCAACCTCAACGACCTGCGGGGACAGGAGGGGCCCGTCTTCGACGCGTGGGCGACCGCGACCGCGCTCGCCGCCACGACCTCCTCACTCGAGGTCATGGTCGCGATGCGTCCGACGTATCACCTGCCGGTCGCGCTCGCGGCGAAACAGGCGGCAACGATCCAGGCGATCGCGGGCGGCCGCCTCACTCTCAACCTCGTCTCGTCGTGGTGGGCGGAGGAGGCCCGGCAGTACGGCGCTGAGTTCAGCGCGCACGACGACCGCTACCGGCTGACGTCCGAGTACGTCGAGGTGCTGCGAGGCCTCTGGACGGAGACGCCGTACTCGTTCACCGGCACGCATTTCTCGCTCGACGGCACCTACCTCGAGCCCAAGCCGCAAACCCTCCCACTCATCTACGCCGGGGGCGAGAGCGAAGCGGGCCGGGCATCCATCACGGGTTTCGCCGACGCCTACCTCACGCACGGCGGCACGGTGGAGGAGCTCGCCGCGAAGATCGACGACATGCGACGTCGCCGCGAAGAGGCCGGGCGCCCGCCGTTCGCGCACTTCGGCATGGCCGCCTTCGCGATCGTGCGCGACACGGAGGAGGAGGCGCAGGCCGAGCTCGAGCGCATCACCAACGTGCGTGAAGGCGCCGCCTACGAGTCGTACCGCGATTTCGTGTCGAAGTCGAAGCTCGACGTCGAGATCTCGCTGCGCGACTACTCCGTGTCGAACAGGGGGCTGCGCCCCAACTTCGTCGGCACACCGCAGCAGGTCGCCGACCGCATTCGCGAATACGAGGCGGTCGGCGTCGACACGCTGCTGATCCAGTTCTCGCCGGCGCTGACCGAGCTCGAGCGGTTCGGCGAGCAGGTCGTGCCCCTCGTCAACGATGCGGCGTCGGGCGAATGA
- a CDS encoding AAA family ATPase — MRVDSLRVAGIGPFRTEQVVDFRAFAGDGLFLIAGKTGAGKSSILDAIVYALYERLPRYDVRGTERAIRSDHAEPGDPSFVEVVFEVAQGRYRVRRSPEYARPKARGDGMTLTKAHAELWEWREPSGSAQVDEPSRRALEPDGAPLPDGDPRPDGDWVGVAAKPREVGQRLASLLPLTAEEFLQVVLLAQNRFHEFLVADSAERTTLLRALFATHRFNGLAERVDARRRVAGATFERAMAIVDDHERQFARLEQQTNETHARLTPDSTAALDTSSVTDPSADPRTAPHLAVRIDSASVRTARLVASAAAARAEADDEVAAAEDDLAKARAVADRQRRRDSALAELRRLEGRRAEVDRDRERLRNAAIAAPLMPLVEAGERTDRASDRAAQTAAQALSRDRRYASHPAVLRGAGPDDPAHPAHASAAAAAAADAERRRDEASSRLGLLEPVAHEERNRTTMARDLERARRAVTEEAERLQSVRRRLTDAPLARRTLEERLAGHAQIAATEQRATADLSAAEAARAAALRAERISARLADAERARGEARLAADRAVEHHNELLRARIDNAVALLAANLQSGAPCQVCGSTEHPAPALDGPGGELAADVSDAALRSAGDAADAARSALELAQEILDAIEDELREASREAGPRSVDQHDEAVAAALAARDAAAEAIRLRDETVEAIAAIDQSLASDNDQFERLTASQHDRLIDVANRERTLAELDERLARLCGDHASVADALADARAERDEAATTARALRELLETDRARDDSRAELGRAMSELDVNGSFADIRDDLDDDGWNRRLGAVRAAHLAPHDREELEAKVRGFDDRLTATTARLDEPDLAGLPTEPVDLDAPAERRQRAVETRDRALALSGDLGRIVGDLRELGQTARRAVADAEAERDRHDRLRRLADALRGQQTNELRMSLETFVLAAQMEEIVEAANERLASMTSGRYRLEHDDARRKGGGASGLGLRVLDAYTGRDRPTRSLSGGETFLASLALALGLSDTVTAQAGGVRLDTLFIDEGFGSLDTETLEVAMATLDALRAGGRTVGVISHVEAMHEQITARLEVRVTQRGDSIIEQR; from the coding sequence ATGAGGGTCGATTCGCTCCGGGTGGCCGGAATCGGCCCCTTCCGCACCGAGCAGGTCGTCGACTTCCGCGCGTTCGCGGGCGATGGGCTGTTCCTCATCGCCGGCAAGACGGGCGCGGGCAAATCGAGCATCCTCGACGCCATCGTGTACGCGCTGTACGAGCGTCTCCCGCGCTACGACGTGAGGGGCACCGAGCGGGCCATCCGCAGCGACCACGCCGAGCCGGGCGACCCCTCGTTCGTGGAGGTGGTGTTCGAGGTGGCGCAGGGACGCTACCGCGTCAGGCGGTCACCCGAGTACGCGCGGCCGAAGGCGCGCGGCGATGGCATGACCCTCACGAAAGCCCACGCCGAACTCTGGGAGTGGCGGGAACCAAGCGGATCCGCACAGGTCGACGAGCCGAGTCGCCGCGCGCTTGAGCCCGACGGCGCCCCCTTGCCCGACGGTGACCCCCGGCCCGATGGTGACTGGGTCGGCGTGGCGGCGAAGCCCCGCGAGGTGGGACAACGCCTGGCGTCGTTGCTGCCGCTCACCGCCGAGGAGTTCCTGCAGGTCGTGCTCCTGGCGCAGAACCGGTTCCACGAGTTCCTCGTCGCCGACTCGGCCGAGCGAACTACCCTCCTGCGCGCGCTCTTCGCGACGCACCGGTTCAACGGGCTCGCCGAGCGCGTCGATGCCCGAAGGCGGGTCGCCGGCGCGACCTTCGAGCGCGCGATGGCGATCGTCGACGACCACGAGCGACAGTTCGCGCGACTCGAGCAGCAGACGAACGAGACCCACGCGCGGCTGACACCCGATTCGACAGCGGCGCTCGACACGTCGTCGGTGACCGACCCGTCCGCCGACCCCCGCACCGCACCGCACCTCGCGGTGCGAATCGACTCCGCGTCCGTGCGAACCGCGCGGCTCGTGGCATCCGCCGCGGCCGCGCGGGCCGAGGCCGACGACGAGGTAGCCGCGGCCGAGGACGATCTGGCGAAGGCGCGAGCCGTGGCCGACCGCCAGCGACGCCGCGACAGCGCCCTCGCCGAGCTGCGACGCCTCGAGGGCCGGCGAGCCGAGGTCGATCGCGACCGCGAACGCCTGCGAAACGCCGCCATCGCCGCCCCGTTGATGCCGCTCGTCGAAGCCGGCGAGCGGACGGATCGCGCCAGCGACCGAGCCGCGCAAACCGCCGCGCAAGCGCTCTCGCGCGACCGCCGGTACGCGAGCCATCCGGCGGTGCTTCGTGGGGCCGGGCCCGACGATCCCGCGCACCCCGCGCACGCGTCGGCCGCCGCGGCCGCGGCCGCGGACGCCGAGCGCCGACGTGACGAGGCATCGTCGCGACTGGGCCTCCTCGAGCCCGTTGCCCACGAGGAGCGCAATCGGACGACGATGGCGCGTGATCTCGAACGTGCGCGCCGCGCGGTCACCGAGGAGGCCGAGCGTCTCCAATCGGTTCGCCGGCGGCTGACCGACGCGCCATTGGCTCGTCGCACGCTCGAGGAGCGCCTGGCCGGCCACGCGCAGATCGCGGCCACAGAGCAACGCGCGACCGCCGACCTCTCCGCGGCCGAGGCCGCCCGGGCCGCGGCGCTCCGGGCCGAGCGCATCTCGGCCAGGTTGGCAGACGCCGAACGTGCGCGCGGCGAAGCTCGGCTCGCCGCCGACCGCGCCGTCGAGCATCACAACGAGCTGCTGCGTGCACGCATCGACAACGCGGTCGCCCTGCTGGCGGCCAACCTTCAGTCGGGCGCACCGTGCCAGGTGTGCGGCAGCACCGAGCATCCGGCTCCCGCCCTCGACGGTCCCGGAGGCGAGCTCGCCGCAGACGTGAGTGATGCGGCGCTCCGGAGCGCCGGAGACGCCGCCGATGCGGCGAGGTCAGCCCTTGAGCTGGCGCAGGAGATCCTCGACGCGATCGAGGACGAGCTGCGGGAGGCGAGCCGCGAGGCCGGGCCTCGCTCGGTCGACCAGCACGACGAGGCGGTCGCGGCCGCCCTCGCGGCACGCGACGCGGCGGCCGAGGCGATTCGTCTGCGCGATGAGACGGTGGAAGCGATCGCGGCGATCGACCAGAGCCTCGCGTCGGACAACGACCAGTTCGAGCGACTGACCGCGAGCCAGCACGACCGGCTCATCGACGTGGCGAATCGTGAGCGGACATTGGCCGAGCTCGACGAGCGCCTCGCGCGACTATGCGGCGATCATGCGAGCGTGGCAGACGCGCTGGCCGACGCCCGTGCGGAACGTGACGAGGCGGCGACGACGGCCCGAGCGCTGCGCGAACTCCTCGAGACCGACCGCGCCAGGGATGACTCGAGGGCCGAACTCGGCCGCGCGATGAGCGAGCTCGACGTCAACGGCTCCTTCGCCGACATTCGAGACGACCTCGACGACGATGGCTGGAATCGCCGCCTCGGCGCCGTACGCGCTGCGCATCTCGCGCCGCATGATCGGGAGGAACTCGAAGCGAAGGTCCGCGGCTTCGACGACCGCCTGACGGCCACGACCGCGCGGCTCGACGAGCCCGACCTCGCCGGATTGCCCACCGAGCCCGTCGACCTCGACGCCCCGGCCGAGCGTCGCCAGCGCGCCGTCGAGACACGCGACCGCGCCTTGGCGCTCAGCGGCGACCTCGGGCGAATCGTCGGCGACCTCCGCGAACTCGGGCAGACGGCTCGGCGCGCCGTCGCCGACGCCGAGGCGGAGCGCGACCGGCACGACCGATTGCGCCGCCTGGCCGACGCCCTGCGAGGCCAGCAGACGAACGAGTTGCGCATGTCGCTCGAGACCTTCGTGCTCGCGGCGCAGATGGAGGAGATCGTCGAGGCGGCCAACGAGCGGCTCGCCAGCATGACCTCTGGGCGCTACCGCCTCGAACACGACGACGCACGCCGAAAGGGAGGTGGGGCATCCGGCCTCGGATTACGCGTGCTCGACGCCTACACGGGCCGCGACCGCCCCACGCGCTCACTATCGGGCGGCGAGACCTTCCTGGCGTCCCTCGCGCTAGCGCTCGGTCTCAGCGACACCGTCACCGCCCAGGCCGGGGGCGTGCGGCTCGACACGCTGTTCATCGACGAAGGATTCGGCTCACTCGACACTGAGACGCTCGAGGTCGCGATGGCGACGCTCGATGCCCTGCGAGCGGGCGGACGCACGGTCGGCGTTATCAGCCATGTCGAGGCGATGCACGAGCAGATCACCGCACGGCTCGAGGTGCGCGTGACGCAACGCGGCGACAGCATCATCGAGCAGCGCTGA
- a CDS encoding CDP-alcohol phosphatidyltransferase family protein, with amino-acid sequence MPHDAPSTPGLGEAASTPPQGDPSLLPPTNRWLTIPNAVTLLRLLVCVPVTVWFIAQPDLQIAAAISLAVFGATDWIDGALARRLGQVSRVGEILDPVSDRVGIVLIGVALATFGYLPWIVVVTIAVCDLALGTIGLTRMSRVLGGHVNFVGKLRTAVLMAAMPLHLLSFAPLVPDEPLRMITFWALMAGTVLHVVAAGVYAARYLTASTPDPRPPAQHPAS; translated from the coding sequence ATGCCTCACGACGCGCCATCAACCCCGGGACTGGGGGAAGCCGCGTCGACGCCGCCGCAGGGCGACCCGTCGCTGCTGCCGCCGACGAATCGGTGGCTCACGATCCCGAACGCAGTCACGCTGCTTCGCCTGCTCGTGTGCGTGCCCGTGACGGTCTGGTTCATCGCACAACCGGATCTCCAGATCGCCGCGGCCATCAGCCTGGCCGTGTTCGGTGCGACCGATTGGATCGACGGCGCGCTCGCGCGCAGACTCGGGCAGGTCTCGCGCGTCGGCGAGATCCTCGACCCGGTCTCCGATCGCGTCGGCATCGTGCTCATCGGCGTCGCGCTCGCAACTTTCGGCTACCTCCCGTGGATCGTCGTGGTCACCATCGCCGTCTGCGACCTCGCGCTCGGCACAATCGGGCTGACACGGATGTCGCGCGTGCTCGGGGGCCACGTCAATTTCGTCGGCAAGTTGCGCACTGCCGTGCTGATGGCGGCGATGCCGCTGCACCTGCTCTCGTTCGCGCCCCTGGTTCCAGACGAGCCGCTGCGGATGATCACCTTCTGGGCGCTCATGGCCGGCACGGTCCTGCACGTCGTCGCGGCCGGCGTCTACGCCGCGCGCTACCTCACGGCTTCGACGCCCGATCCGCGCCCGCCCGCGCAGCATCCCGCGAGTTGA